One genomic segment of Kiritimatiellia bacterium includes these proteins:
- a CDS encoding SUMF1/EgtB/PvdO family nonheme iron enzyme gives MKRFCRLMVQALLYLPAASSLAGGIFIWPEISFRGGPPGETAIFPLRVYNQTGGGTSVSFVVDNICPGYAAVVDPAVVWIGASESTNITVSITPPAGSSDACTIDVQAWSDISLMDVAHVSLASIAAATGSVLRSYRGGRADWQPLETNGFARLEWANELRHPWHASWQGLDLVDAPTAGVISMEVPRFYRLARDPRPAGMEWVDEGAFVMGDGWAEGFPDEGPAHEVQTGPFYMDRYEVSLARWQDVWQQGGFIGYVDIPAGSSFGSGYNWPVTDITWYDAVKWCNARSELEGLKPCYYTSRSMTPSTVYRTGQMDVVEWHVNWLANGYRLPTEAEWEKAARGGLKGHHYPWRSFGGAWSNHILGAWANFDTSLDLYDQAATPVGFFNGSQQGGAAAGFDLPQLTDMSNPLGLYDMAGNVREWCWDWYAADYYASLIRDEPRGPAAGLERTARGGSWYDKPYNLRCAQRFAVAPDTHNDFIGLRCVRHP, from the coding sequence ATGAAACGCTTCTGCCGCCTCATGGTGCAGGCGCTGCTGTATCTGCCCGCCGCTTCCAGCCTCGCCGGCGGCATCTTCATCTGGCCCGAGATCAGCTTCCGGGGCGGACCGCCCGGTGAAACGGCCATCTTCCCGCTCCGCGTCTACAACCAGACCGGCGGCGGGACCAGTGTCAGTTTCGTCGTGGACAACATATGCCCCGGCTATGCCGCCGTCGTGGACCCGGCCGTCGTCTGGATCGGCGCCTCGGAGTCCACGAACATCACCGTCTCCATCACCCCGCCGGCCGGAAGCTCCGATGCCTGCACGATAGACGTGCAGGCGTGGAGCGATATCAGCCTGATGGACGTCGCGCACGTATCGCTGGCCAGCATCGCCGCCGCCACCGGGTCCGTGCTCCGGAGCTACCGCGGGGGGCGCGCCGACTGGCAGCCGCTGGAGACCAACGGATTCGCCCGGCTCGAATGGGCGAATGAACTCCGGCACCCCTGGCACGCCTCGTGGCAGGGCCTGGATCTCGTGGACGCGCCGACGGCGGGCGTGATTTCCATGGAAGTGCCGCGGTTCTACCGGCTGGCGCGGGATCCCCGGCCGGCCGGGATGGAGTGGGTCGACGAAGGCGCCTTCGTCATGGGCGACGGCTGGGCGGAGGGCTTTCCCGACGAAGGGCCCGCCCACGAGGTTCAGACCGGCCCCTTTTACATGGACCGCTACGAGGTCTCGCTGGCTCGCTGGCAGGATGTCTGGCAGCAGGGCGGGTTCATCGGGTACGTCGACATCCCGGCCGGCTCCTCGTTCGGGAGCGGGTACAACTGGCCCGTCACGGACATCACCTGGTACGACGCGGTGAAATGGTGCAACGCGCGGTCGGAACTGGAAGGCCTGAAACCCTGCTACTACACGAGCCGGTCCATGACGCCCTCCACGGTGTACCGGACCGGCCAGATGGATGTCGTCGAGTGGCACGTCAACTGGCTGGCGAACGGGTACCGCCTGCCCACGGAGGCGGAATGGGAGAAGGCCGCGCGCGGCGGGCTGAAGGGGCACCACTACCCGTGGCGCAGTTTCGGCGGCGCCTGGTCGAACCATATCCTCGGCGCGTGGGCCAACTTCGACACCTCGCTGGACCTGTACGACCAGGCCGCGACGCCGGTCGGCTTCTTCAACGGCAGCCAGCAGGGCGGCGCGGCGGCCGGCTTCGACCTGCCGCAGCTGACGGACATGTCGAATCCCCTCGGGCTCTACGACATGGCCGGCAACGTGCGCGAGTGGTGCTGGGACTGGTACGCCGCGGATTACTACGCGTCGCTGATCCGGGACGAGCCCCGGGGGCCCGCCGCCGGCCTGGAACGCACCGCGCGGGGCGGCTCCTGGTACGACAAGCCCTACAACCTGCGCTGCGCGCAACGATTCGCCGTCGCGCCGGATACGCACAACGACTTCATCGGCCTCCGCTGCGTCCGCCATCCGTGA
- a CDS encoding DUF1365 family protein: MNSQIYTGTVWHARHQPVKHEFTFPGYWYALDLDDLPELDRQIPFFGYNRRRLVSLRDTDYLDAGPGTIREKLMRRLEAKGCADGIERVILVTSARLLGYVFNPVSFYYALRADGSLRCAVAEVNNTFGDRHLYILAHPDAARETLALQQDEIWPVGYTHPKEFHVSPFNDISGRYRFSFADIRTALNIQVDLENEAGQPVLQARMQGEGMPLDRASLKRVLLKYPLNVFLVMPRIVWEAAKLYYRKNLKVHHRPEPSHPMTILRAAPTRMERWYERLAIRFFSQVRKGRLELALPDGRTVTAGDPSAPPAVLHIHSREFFRRLILDGDIGFGESFMEGEWTTPDLPGLLRVLADNLASVDDRKIALSWIGRSVNRVRHALRRNTERLSRRNIRDHYDLSNDFFRLWLDETMMYSCAVFESPDQSLYDAQMNRLRILIRKARIRPEHHVLEIGSGWGAFAIEAARATGCRVTTITLSTQQLELARQRVREAGLEDRVTVELCDYRHVKGQFDRIVSIEMLEAVGHEYFGAFFGACDRLLKPDGLVVLQVITIPDQRYDMYRRATDWTQKHIFPGGVLPSLTALSRAMTRHSRLVVEHLENIGPQYARTLREWRVRFLAAREQVRALGFDEVFLRKWEYYLAYCEAGFAARVINDLHLVLTRPNNAELDEPRAVGGDQA, encoded by the coding sequence GTGAACTCGCAGATCTACACCGGCACGGTCTGGCACGCCCGGCACCAGCCGGTGAAGCACGAATTCACGTTCCCGGGCTACTGGTATGCGCTGGACCTGGACGACCTGCCGGAGCTCGACCGGCAGATCCCGTTCTTCGGCTACAACCGGCGGCGGCTGGTCTCCCTCCGCGACACGGACTATCTCGACGCGGGCCCCGGCACGATTCGCGAGAAGCTGATGCGCCGGCTCGAGGCCAAGGGGTGCGCCGACGGGATCGAGCGGGTCATCCTCGTCACGTCCGCCCGGCTGCTGGGCTACGTGTTCAATCCCGTGAGTTTTTACTACGCCCTTCGTGCCGACGGGAGTCTCCGCTGCGCCGTGGCGGAGGTGAACAACACGTTTGGCGACCGGCATTTGTACATCCTGGCGCATCCGGACGCGGCTCGCGAGACGCTCGCCCTCCAGCAGGACGAAATCTGGCCGGTGGGCTACACGCATCCCAAGGAATTCCACGTCTCGCCGTTCAACGACATCAGCGGCCGGTATCGCTTCTCCTTCGCGGACATCCGGACGGCGCTGAATATTCAGGTGGACCTGGAGAACGAGGCCGGGCAGCCCGTGCTCCAGGCGCGGATGCAGGGCGAGGGGATGCCGCTGGACCGCGCCAGCCTGAAACGGGTTCTTTTAAAGTATCCGCTCAACGTATTTCTCGTCATGCCCCGGATCGTGTGGGAGGCGGCGAAACTGTATTACCGGAAGAATCTCAAGGTGCATCACCGGCCCGAGCCGTCGCACCCGATGACCATCCTGCGCGCGGCGCCGACGCGGATGGAACGCTGGTACGAGCGGTTGGCCATCCGTTTCTTCTCGCAGGTGCGCAAGGGCCGCCTGGAGCTGGCGCTGCCGGACGGCAGGACCGTGACCGCGGGCGACCCGTCGGCGCCTCCCGCGGTGCTGCACATTCATTCCCGCGAGTTCTTCCGGCGGCTGATCCTGGACGGCGACATCGGGTTCGGCGAGTCGTTCATGGAGGGGGAGTGGACCACGCCCGACCTGCCGGGCCTGCTGCGCGTGCTCGCGGACAACCTCGCGTCCGTGGACGACCGGAAGATCGCGCTTTCCTGGATTGGACGCAGCGTCAACCGGGTCCGCCACGCCCTGCGGCGCAACACGGAGCGGTTAAGCCGGCGGAACATCCGCGACCACTACGACTTGAGCAACGACTTCTTCCGGCTGTGGCTGGACGAGACCATGATGTACTCGTGCGCGGTCTTCGAGTCACCGGATCAATCGCTGTACGACGCGCAGATGAACCGGCTACGTATTCTCATCCGCAAGGCCCGCATCCGCCCCGAGCACCATGTCCTGGAGATCGGCTCCGGTTGGGGCGCGTTCGCCATCGAGGCGGCGCGCGCGACGGGGTGCCGCGTGACCACGATCACGCTGTCGACGCAGCAACTGGAACTCGCCCGGCAGCGGGTCCGCGAGGCGGGGCTGGAGGACCGGGTCACGGTGGAATTGTGCGATTACCGGCACGTGAAGGGGCAATTCGACCGCATCGTCTCCATCGAGATGCTCGAGGCCGTGGGCCACGAGTATTTCGGCGCGTTCTTCGGCGCGTGCGACCGGCTCCTGAAACCGGACGGCCTGGTCGTACTGCAGGTGATCACGATCCCCGACCAGCGCTACGACATGTACCGCCGCGCGACGGACTGGACCCAGAAGCACATCTTCCCGGGCGGCGTCCTCCCGTCGCTGACCGCGCTGTCCCGCGCGATGACCCGGCATTCGCGGCTCGTCGTCGAGCACCTGGAGAACATCGGCCCGCAGTACGCGCGCACGCTGCGCGAGTGGCGTGTGCGATTTCTCGCCGCCCGGGAGCAGGTCCGGGCGCTGGGCTTCGACGAGGTCTTCCTCCGCAAGTGGGAATACTACCTGGCCTACTGCGAGGCCGGCTTCGCCGCGCGGGTGATCAACGACCTGCACCTCGTCCTGACCCGGCCGAACAACGCGGAGTTGGACGAACCGCGAGCCGTGGGCGGCGATCAGGCTTGA
- a CDS encoding SUMF1/EgtB/PvdO family nonheme iron enzyme, with translation MNKLFLSLLALPALALPAPAGVVHPSQVSAGSITWTNALTNASYHVLWAAPSNRWPRSGQPMRSLEEFGPSTTNRVEAPCLFAVALVSNPPSPGLAFVEDGSFLMGSDYAPGSDETPVHPVSIDPFYADKFEVTKANWDRVRNWAVARGYTDLSGGGAGYDFTLWTERSESNHPVTGVTWYDAVKWCNARSEAEFLAPVYFLDAGFTQPYRTGSVDAVWTDFGRSGYRLPTEAEWEKAARGGLAQHHYPWPGRDPQPTNCIRRTYANYLDSDDAYEAGTTPAGWYNGSQVIVEGFFRLPAQDMANGFGLCDVAGNVDEWCGDWYDVAYYSASPGENPAGPASGSERVLRGGYSLSDPLALRCAARGHIAPSLQGGSVGFRCVRRADWND, from the coding sequence ATGAACAAGCTCTTCCTCTCCCTGCTCGCGCTGCCCGCCCTGGCCCTCCCGGCCCCGGCCGGAGTCGTCCATCCCTCGCAGGTTTCCGCCGGCTCGATCACCTGGACCAACGCGCTGACCAACGCGTCCTACCACGTGCTCTGGGCGGCCCCCTCCAACCGGTGGCCGAGAAGCGGGCAGCCGATGCGCTCGCTGGAGGAGTTCGGGCCGTCCACCACGAACCGCGTGGAAGCGCCCTGCCTGTTCGCCGTGGCCCTCGTGTCCAATCCCCCGTCGCCCGGCCTGGCCTTCGTGGAGGACGGGTCCTTCCTGATGGGCAGCGACTACGCGCCGGGCAGCGACGAAACCCCGGTCCACCCGGTCTCGATCGACCCGTTCTACGCGGACAAGTTCGAGGTCACGAAGGCGAATTGGGACCGCGTGCGGAACTGGGCCGTGGCGCGCGGATACACCGACTTGTCCGGCGGCGGCGCCGGCTACGACTTCACCCTGTGGACCGAACGCTCGGAGTCCAATCACCCCGTGACGGGCGTGACCTGGTACGACGCCGTCAAGTGGTGCAACGCGCGCTCGGAAGCCGAGTTCCTCGCCCCCGTCTACTTCCTCGACGCCGGTTTCACCCAGCCCTACCGGACGGGCAGCGTGGACGCCGTGTGGACGGACTTCGGCCGGTCCGGCTACCGGCTGCCCACGGAGGCGGAATGGGAAAAGGCGGCCCGCGGCGGCCTGGCGCAGCATCACTATCCCTGGCCCGGGCGCGACCCGCAGCCGACGAATTGCATCCGGCGGACCTATGCCAATTACCTCGACAGCGACGACGCGTACGAGGCGGGGACCACCCCCGCGGGCTGGTACAATGGAAGCCAGGTGATCGTGGAGGGCTTCTTCCGGCTCCCCGCGCAGGACATGGCCAACGGGTTCGGGCTGTGCGACGTGGCCGGTAACGTGGACGAATGGTGCGGCGACTGGTACGACGTCGCCTACTATTCCGCTTCCCCGGGCGAGAACCCGGCCGGCCCGGCGTCCGGCTCGGAACGGGTGCTGCGAGGCGGGTACAGCCTGTCCGATCCCCTGGCGTTGCGCTGCGCGGCGCGCGGCCACATTGCCCCTTCCCTGCAGGGCGGCTCGGTGGGCTTTCGCTGCGTGCGGAGAGCCGACTGGAACGATTAG
- a CDS encoding glycosyltransferase family 2 protein: protein MALLLLCGGAIVYTLAVFPLAIWALARWRGRPPKASAAGEPPFVSVIVPVYNEAGILREKIANCLALDYPADRVEFLFALDGCTDGSESVFAGVRDPRVRWRVFPANRGKAAVLNDVIPEARGGIVALTDASGMINPAGLREVAALFADPEVGGVSGIYQVRREAGTELDSAEHSYLGLEMKLRYWEGLYRTSLSGTGSLFAFRQADFQPFPAGLINDDFVLPASLALRGRRIVYAPGARVSDRLSTSLGRLFRRRVRIAYGNWQQLGPLRGLLNPARGYLFWVFLSHKLMRTWLPFIVVLFLASSVAFGAAVFAGVMGAFLLLLLAGALGLWLDRHFSRWNPLGLLALIFINFAAVFVGTAKFVAGRRAAW from the coding sequence ATGGCGCTTCTACTGCTCTGCGGCGGGGCGATCGTCTACACGTTGGCGGTGTTCCCGCTGGCGATCTGGGCCCTGGCCCGCTGGCGGGGCCGGCCGCCGAAGGCTTCCGCGGCGGGGGAGCCGCCGTTCGTCAGTGTCATCGTTCCCGTGTACAATGAGGCCGGGATCCTGCGGGAGAAGATCGCGAATTGCCTTGCCCTCGACTATCCCGCCGACCGCGTCGAGTTCCTCTTCGCGCTCGACGGGTGCACGGACGGCAGCGAATCCGTCTTCGCCGGGGTCCGGGACCCGCGCGTCCGGTGGCGCGTCTTCCCCGCCAACCGCGGCAAGGCGGCCGTGCTCAACGACGTCATCCCGGAGGCCCGCGGCGGGATCGTGGCCCTCACGGACGCCAGCGGGATGATCAATCCCGCCGGTTTGCGCGAGGTGGCCGCGCTGTTCGCCGACCCCGAGGTCGGCGGCGTCAGCGGCATCTACCAGGTCCGCCGCGAGGCCGGCACCGAGTTGGACTCGGCCGAGCATTCCTACCTGGGCCTCGAGATGAAACTGCGCTACTGGGAGGGCCTATACCGGACAAGCTTGAGCGGCACCGGCTCGCTGTTCGCGTTCCGCCAGGCCGATTTCCAGCCGTTCCCGGCGGGGCTGATCAACGACGATTTCGTGCTGCCGGCGAGCCTGGCCCTGCGCGGCCGCCGCATCGTGTACGCGCCGGGCGCGCGGGTCTCCGACCGGCTGTCCACCTCCCTGGGCCGCCTGTTCCGGCGGCGCGTGCGGATCGCCTACGGGAACTGGCAGCAACTCGGTCCGCTGCGAGGACTGCTCAACCCCGCGCGCGGCTACCTCTTCTGGGTGTTCCTTTCCCACAAGCTGATGCGGACGTGGCTGCCGTTCATTGTCGTCCTTTTCCTGGCGTCGAGCGTGGCCTTCGGCGCGGCGGTATTCGCCGGCGTCATGGGCGCCTTCCTGCTGCTCCTGCTGGCGGGCGCCCTGGGGCTCTGGCTGGACCGCCATTTCTCGCGCTGGAATCCCCTGGGGCTGCTGGCGCTGATCTTCATCAATTTTGCGGCCGTGTTCGTCGGGACGGCGAAATTCGTCGCCGGGCGGCGGGCGGCCTGGTAG